AGGTCGATCCAGGTTTTCCGCAGGGCCTCGTCATCCATTTCCTGCCCGCGGGTGAGCCAGCCATTGGTGACGGCGATGGGGTGGATCTGGCGGACGATCTTTTTTCCCTGCCGCGCCGTGGCGGTGGCGGCTTGTCCGGACTCCCTCGCGGAGAGGATTTCTCCGTTGTCCTTTTCGACGGCATCCTGGAATTCCTTCCACGTCTCCGGGGTGAGGCGGTTGCCCGTGGTATAGACGCTCTGCAGCCGGGTGGTTTCCGCCGGGATGGTGATCTGGTAGGCGACCTTCCACCACGGCCCGTAGGCGGCGGCGCACCAGATGAGCAGCGGGAGGATGAAGGAGCACACCATCAGGAACGTGGCCCGGGTGTGCCCCAGATCTTTCCTCACCGCCCACCAGTCTCCGGAAGAAGCGAATTTCATGCGGGGCGGGGATGGGGAATCACTTCCCGAAGACTTCCTTTGAAAGCGATGGGTCGAAGTAGGAGTCGATGTCGCTCGGCTTCTCGTAGACTTTGAACTTCACGTTGAAGTCATCGACGATCTTGGAGGAACCGTAGATGGAACCGAGTCCGTCCGCCTTTTCCCACACCTTGAGCACTTCCGCGGGGCTGAGGATTTTCGTCCCGTCCAGCAGCGGTTCGTATTCGGCGGGTTTGACACCCACCCGTTCGGAAAGGATGGCGAGCGCGTCGTCCAGGTTGTCTTCCTTGGAAAGGTATTCGGTGATGCGGCCCCAGACCTTCACCACCTTGAGCCAGTCGGCGCGGCGGGACTTCACGCTGTCACGGTCGCAGAAAAGCCCGTCGTAGATGAGGCCGGGAACGTCCTTCGAGGTGAAGACCGGCTTCGACCCGGGGACCAGCTTGAGGGCCTGTCCGGAGTTCGGCTGCCACGCGGCGATGGCATCCACCTCCCCGGAGGCGAAGACCTGCGGGGTGTTGTTGGTGGGCGTGTTCTTGATGGTGATGTCCGCCTCCGCCATGCCGTTCAGCTCCAGACCTTTCAGCAGCAGCAGATGCTCCACGAAGCCTTCCTCCAGCGCGATCGTCTTGCCCTTCAGATCCTTCAGGCTCTTGTATTCCTTCTTGGCGACGATCATGTCGTTGCCGTTGGAGTAGTCGTTGATGAGGACGCAGACGGACGGCTTTCCGGTCGCTCCCGTGACGAGCGCGTCACCATTGGTCACGCACACCGCATCCAGCTTTCCGGCGGCATAGGCTTCCATGGATTTGACGTAGTCCATCCAGACGAAGTCCACCTCCACGCCTTCCTCCTTGAACCAGCCCTTCTTGATGCCGATCTCCCATGCGACCCAGCCGGGCCAGTCCGAGTAGCCGATTTTCAGCGGTTCCGCGGCGAGGTTGGCGAGGGAAGTCAGCGCGGCGAGCGCTGCGGCTAGGATCGTTTTGCTCAGTTTCATGGAGTGTGTGGCGTGGGGTTCGCGGACTCCCGGGAGGAGAACCGATACCGCCCCGACTAAGCATTGGTCATGCCACCGGCTCCGGAGATGACCGGGATCGTCATACGATCAGGTGCTCCGGTTCATACCGTCCCGACCTGCGGGGAAGCGGAAAATCGCACGTTCGCCAGAGTGAAAAGGGCGGGAAGCGAAAACTCGACAGCAGGTCCCACGTTTTAGGAGAAGTATCCAACCCAATGAGAGATCCCGAAAACCCCGGGGCATCGAAATCCCTTTCTGCCCGCGTTCTGCCGCCCATCGCGTGGGCGCTTGTCCTCACGGCGGGAGGTCTCGCCGGGGCGGCGGAGGAAACGGTGACCTTCAATTCCCACATCCGGCCGATCCTGTCGGACAAGTGCTTTTCCTGCCACGGATTTGATAAAACGACGCGGGAGGCCGGACTGCGGCTGGACACCGCGGAGGGGGCCTATGCGCCGCTGGAGGATGATTCCTCGCTGCATGCGATTGTGCCGGGCGACCCGAAGGCGAGCGAGGTCTGGCGGCGGATCACCACCAAGGACGAGGATGACGTGATGCCGCCGACGGATTTCCACAAGCCGCTCTCGCAGGATGAGATCGGGCTGATCACCCGCTGGATCGAGCAAGGGGCGAAGTATCAGGAACACTGGTCCTTCGCGCCGCTGGTGAAGCCGCAGGTTCCTTCCACCCGCCATACGGACAAGGTGGCCAATCCCGTCGATTCATTCGTGCTGGCGAATCTGGACAGCCTGAAAATCCAGCCCTCTCCGGAAGCGGACAAGGCGACGCTCCTGCGGCGGCTGTCGCTGGACCTGACCGGCCTCCCTCCATCGCCGGAGGAAGTCGCCGCCTTTCTGGCGGACACCCGGCCGGAAGCCTACGCCGCCCAGGTGGACCGGCTGCTGGCGTCCCCGCACTATGGCGAGCGGATGGCGGTGCCGTGGCTGGATGTCGTGAGGTTCGCGGACACGGTGGGGTACCACGGTGACCAGAACGCGCGCGTTTTTCCCTACCGCGACTATGTGATCGACGCCTTCAACACGAACAAGCGGTTCGATGTATTCACCATCGAGCAACTGGCGGGTGACCTGTTGCCGGATGCGACGGATGAACAGAGGATCGCCACCGGTTTCCTGCGGCTGAACCTGATGACCCGCGAGGGCGGCGCGCAGCCGAAGGAATACATGGCGAAATCCCTCGGCGACCGGGTGCGGGCCGTGGGCGCGGCGTGGCTCGGCCTGACGACCG
The nucleotide sequence above comes from Akkermansiaceae bacterium. Encoded proteins:
- a CDS encoding ABC transporter substrate-binding protein, translated to MKLSKTILAAALAALTSLANLAAEPLKIGYSDWPGWVAWEIGIKKGWFKEEGVEVDFVWMDYVKSMEAYAAGKLDAVCVTNGDALVTGATGKPSVCVLINDYSNGNDMIVAKKEYKSLKDLKGKTIALEEGFVEHLLLLKGLELNGMAEADITIKNTPTNNTPQVFASGEVDAIAAWQPNSGQALKLVPGSKPVFTSKDVPGLIYDGLFCDRDSVKSRRADWLKVVKVWGRITEYLSKEDNLDDALAILSERVGVKPAEYEPLLDGTKILSPAEVLKVWEKADGLGSIYGSSKIVDDFNVKFKVYEKPSDIDSYFDPSLSKEVFGK